Proteins found in one Oncorhynchus mykiss isolate Arlee chromosome 3, USDA_OmykA_1.1, whole genome shotgun sequence genomic segment:
- the LOC110503942 gene encoding aggrecan core protein isoform X2, which translates to MRLEMLLSLLLCAICPLALPSSSTPSQASDDSRLLQVTIPTTPVLSAVLGGSLTLPCLVSLSYPPPNTNGRHAVLSLPRVKWSVLSQGHETEILVARGDRVKVSEDYKDRASLLHYVSSPADLTLRLEGLQYNDSGFYRCEVQQGLEDADDVAQVKVKGVVFHYRDASSRYAFTFAQAQDACEEIGAHIATPEQLLAAYHSGYEQCDAGWLSDHSVRYPIQMPREGCFGDMDGHPGVRNYGLLEHDELYDVYCYVENIEGEVFHGSSPRSFTLWEAKAYCLAQGAELATTGQLYAAWNDGLNACSPGWLADGSVRYPIVTPRERCGGGEPGVRTVYRHLNQTGFPEAHTRHDTYCFRGNSNTHTESPHDYLATEPEDIGQDIVTLSEPLEEFSLGQVTEQVVSKEAQGSLSAILVPKEQHASVHIEEQGAVPGEQYPEQRAVPGEQYPEQRAVPGELYPEQRAVPGEQYPEHRAVPGEQYPEQGAVPGEQYPEQVAVPREQYPEQVAVPGEHGEEQGFVPGEHGAEQGAVTEEAYTKEDGEEQGAVPGQHGEELGVVPGEQYPDQPGEEQGAVDGQDPTVVYHEELPFPIEPQDPFTPTSFPQDLEPTEDTWQPVKDVSNPETYQPAPEGANVDLNYPVTPYDELNANPTLYPPSRETNYDSGDLTTAHKDNISSPDPYQPLSESNVESGELSIEGVPGTALEAPVPTTGYEEVDRSSDPQPMPGTTPESGESQYGISEDSHLQTGITQETEHYTFTSETAGYNVSGVEATTSHDSSPEEQLESGLPTPPEEDHSGDEHVIQEHVTDTDSVYPSTSYDLSGGSIRPEGAIAAGVEETSVSSTSPHEETELFPDQSTTQPPYWENTPEYRRTNSVDHSASVLLPEEHTTSLDSLVLQTGENSGSATAESGDLATLSPVEMDPYELTSEYAFDPTQEQSGVTSPDSSTLDEHVEQEAGGTVDSLPEVSMGSTDLGSVPTDKVLTVTYDTGSSEASGIHEGMLDVTLLTSPKPITYSPLTQQSVEAEASSPGDFITFIPESSVPSGFNPLEEGLEKVEQEGLGEIPEVVETTTPETAFGEEGSGDEQNGQEVSGEEESGQEVSGDEKSGQEVSGDKESGQEVSGDEESGQEVSGDEKSGQEVSGDEENGQEVSGDEKNGQEVSGDEKSGQEASGDEQSGHEVSGDEESGQEVSGDEKSGQEGSGDEKSGQEASGDEESGQEVSGDEESGQEVSGDEESGQEVSGDEKSGQEVSGDEKSGQEASGDEESGQEVSGDEENGQEVSGDEKSGQEVSGDEKSGQEASGDEESGQEASGDEESGQEASGDEKSGQEASGDEKSGQEASGDEKSGQEASGDEKSGQEASGDEKSGQEASGDEESGQEVSGDEDSDQEVSGQEGVESGSGLGSGEEHSASAESGESSRILEPEVPYMNETVTPINGTTVNSTDESEPESSTDAPSTDMEITLLPDLYQTPVPSPTVPQESRADADLEYSGETSVTEDPDSITPPTEEPEETPSPTPTTEDYDDQTTTAAPLYPEDVDEEKLITTSTTPRFGNISDACLDNPCSNGGTCVDSGSSTKCLCLPTYGGDMCQTDLEVCEPGWEKFMGFCYQHFTKRQGWEVAEQHCRLCGGHLISVMTPEEQDYINDKYREYQWTGLNDRTIEGDFRWSDGNPLLYENWYRGQPDSYFLSGEDCVVMVWHDGGRWSDVPCNYHLSYTCKKGTSFCGHPPIIANAKVFGKSHLRYETNSKVRYYCEEGFLQTQNPVIKCLSNGQWEEALINCHPALTNLAEREQKVTMPPYQNEGVEVVDTATEKATSGFWDIKWN; encoded by the exons ATGAG ATTGGAGATGCTCCTGTCTTTGCTGCTGTGTGCCATCTGTCCGCTCGCCCTACCGTCCTCCTCTACCCCCAGCCAAGCCTCAG ATGACTCCAGACTCCTACAGGTGACCATCCCTACGACCCCTGTCTTATCTGCCGTCTTGGGGGGCTCTCTTACCCTACCTTGCCTGGTGTCTCTGTCTTACCCGCCCCCCAACACGAATGGCCGCCACGCCGTACTCTCCCTACCCAGGGTCAAGTGGAGTGTGCTGTCCCAGGGACACGAGACTGAGATCCTGGTGGCCCGAGGGGACAGGGTGAAGGTCAGCGAGGACTACAAGGACCGAGCCTCCCTGCTCCATTACGTCTCCTCCCCAGCCGACCTCACCCTGAGGCTGGAGGGCCTGCAGTACAACGACTCTGGCTTCTACCGCTGTGAGGTGCAGCAGGGCCTGGAGGATGCCGACGATGTGGCTCAGGTCAAGGTCAAAG GGGTGGTGTTCCACTACCGGGATGCTTCCAGTCGCTATGCCTTTACCTTTGCGCAGGCCCAGGACGCCTGTGAAGAGATCGGGGCTCACATCGCCACCCCAGAGCAGCTCTTGGCAGCCTACCACAGTGGCTATGAGCAGTGTGATGCGGGCTGGCTCTCAGACCACTCAGTGAG ATATCCCATCCAGATGCCACGAGAGGGGTGTTTTGGAGACATGGACGGGCATCCTGGAGTGAGGAACTATGGGCTGCTGGAACATGATGAGCTGTACGATGTATACTGTTATGTGGAGAATATAGAGG GGGAAGTGTTCCATGGCTCTTCCCCTCGAAGTTTCACCCTGTGGGAAGCTAAGGCCTATTGTCTGGCTCAGGGAGCGGAGCTGGCTACCACAGGTCAGCTGTATGCAGCCTGGAATGACGGACTGAACGCCTGCAGCCCGGGGTGGTTGGCTGATGGGAGTGTACGCTACCCCATTGTCACTCCCAGGGAGCGTTGTGGCGGAGGGGAGCCTGGGGTCAGGACTGTCTATCGCCATTTGAACCAGACAGGCTTTCCAGAGGCACACACTCGCCACGACACTTACTGCTTCCGAG GCAACAGCAACACTCACACCGAATCTCCCCATGATTACCTGGCTACAGAGCCAGAGGACATCGGCCAGGACATTGTGACGCTGTCTGAGCCTCTGGAGGAATTCAGCCTGGGTCAGGTGACAGAGCAGGTGGTGAGCAAAGAAGCTCAGGGCTCCCTGTCTGCCATCCTTGTTCCAAAGGAGCAGCACGCATCAGTGCATATAGAGGAGCAAGG GGCTGTCCCTGGGGAGCAGTACCCAGAGCAGAGGGCTGTCCCTGGAGAGCAGTACCCAGAGCAGAGGGCTGTCCCTGGGGAGCTGTACCCAGAGCAGAGGGCTGTCCCTGGGGAGCAGTACCCAGAGCACAGGGCTGTCCCTGGAGAGCAGTACCCAGAGCAGGGGGCTGTCCCTGGGGAGCAGTACCCAGAGCAGGTGGCTgtccctagggagcagtacccaGAGCAGGTGGCTGTCCCTGGGGAGCACGGAGAAGAACAGGGGTTTGTTCCTGGAGAACACGGAGCGGAGCAGGGGGCTGTTACTGAGGAGGCATACAccaaggaggatggagaggagcaAGGGGCTGTGCCTGGGCAGCACGGAGAGGAACTGGGGGTTGTTCCTGGGGAGCAGTACCCAGACCAGcctggagaggagcagggggccGTCGATGGCCAGGACCCTACTGTAGTCTATCACGAGGAGCTACCCTTTCCGATTGAACCCCAAGACCCATTCACCCCCACATCCTTCCCCCAAGACCTGGAGCCCACAGAGGACACCTGGCAGCCGGTGAAAGATGTCAGCAACCCAGAAACATATCAGCCTGCCCCTGAGGGGGCAAATGTAGACTTAAACTACCCAGTCACACCGTATGATGAGCTGAACGCAAACCCAACACTGTATCCACCTTCTCGCGAGACAAATTATGACTCAGGTGATCTTACAACTGCTCATAAAGACAACATTAGTAGCCCCGATCCCTACCAGCCCTTGTCAGAGTCAAACGTGGAATCAGGAGAGCTCTCAATAGAGGGTGTTCCAGGGACTGCTCTGGAGGCCCCCGTGCCCACCACAGGGTATGAGGAGGTGGACAGGTCCAGTGATCCACAGCCCATGCCTGGCACAACCCCTGAGAGTGGTGAGTCTCAGTATGGTATTTCAGAGGACAGCCATCTGCAAACAGGGATCACCCAGGAGACCGAACACTACACTTTTACCTCTGAGACCGCAGGCTACAATGTATCAGGAGTTGAAGCCACTACTAGTCATGACAGCTCTCCAGAGGAGCAACTGGAAAGTGGGCTGCCCACACCTCCTGAGGAGGACCACTCCGGAGATGAGCATGTCATCCAGGAGCATGTCACAGACACAGACTCGGTCTACCCAAGCACCTCTTACGACCTCTCAGGAGGGTCCATCAGGCCTGAGGGAGCCATCGCTGCAGGTGTTGAGGAGACATCTGTATCTTCCACTTCACCTCACGAGGAAACGGAGCTCTTCCCTGACCAGTCCACCACTCAGCCTCCATACTGGGAGAACACACCTGAATACCGGCGTACCAACTCTGTGGACCACAGTGCCAGTGTCCTTCTCCCTGAGGAGCATACCACATCACTGGACTCATTGGTCCTCCAGACAGGGGAGAACAGTGGCTCTGCTACTGCTGAGTCAGGAGACCTGGCTACCCTAAGCCCAGTGGAGATGGACCCCTATGAACTGACCTCTGAatatg CTTTTGACCCCACTCAGGAGCAGTCTGGTGTCACGTCACCCGACTCCTCTACCCTAGATGAGCATGTGGAGCAGGAGGCAGGAGGCACAGTGGACTCATTACCAGAGGTTTCCATGGGCTCCACTGACCTGGGTTCAGTTCCAACTGACAAAGTCCTCACAGTTACTTATGACACTGGCTCTAGTGAAGCCTCTGGGATCCACGAGGGAATGCTTGACGTTACCCTCTTGACATCCCCCAAACCTATTACCTATTCCCCCCTGACCCAGCAATCCGTGGAAGCAGAGGCTAGCTCCCCAGGTGACTTCATAACCTTCATCCCAGAATCCAGCGTTCCATCTGGGTTTAATCCCCTGGAGGAAGGGCTGGAGAAGGTGGAGCAAGAGGGGTTGGGTGAAATCCCAGAAGTAGTCGAAACTACTACCCCAGAGACAGCTTTTGgtgaggaggggagtggagatgaGCAGAATGGTCAGGAggtgagtggagaagaggagagtggtcAGGAGGTGAGTGGAGACGAGAAGAGTGGTCAGGAGGTGAGTGGAGACAAGGAGAGTGGTCAGGAGGTGAGTGGAGATGAGGAGAGTGGTCAGGAGGTGAGTGGAGACGAGAAGAGTGGTCAGGAGGTGAGTGGAGATGAGGAGAATGGTCAGGAGGTGAGTGGAGATGAGAAGAATGGTCAGGAGGTGAGTGGAGACGAGAAGAGTGGTCAGGAGGCGAGTGGAGACGAGCAGAGTGGTCATGAGGTGAGTGGAGATGAGGAGAGTGGTCAGGAGGTGAGTGGAGACGAGAAGAGTGGtcaggaggggagtggagacgaGAAGAGTGGTCAGGAGGCGAGTGGAGACGAGGAGAGTGGTCAGGAGGTGAGTGGAGACGAGGAGAGTGGTCAGGAGGTGAGTGGAGATGAGGAGAGTGGTCAGGAGGTGAGTGGAGACGAGAAGAGTGGTCAGGAGGTGAGTGGAGACGAGAAGAGTGGTCAGGAGGCGAGTGGAGATGAGGAGAGTGGTCAGGAGGTGAGTGGAGATGAGGAGAATGGTCAGGAGGTGAGTGGAGACGAGAAGAGTGGTCAGGAGGTGAGTGGAGACGAGAAGAGTGGTCAGGAGGCGAGTGGAGATGAGGAGAGTGGTCAGGAGGCGAGTGGAGATGAGGAGAGTGGTCAGGAGGCGAGTGGAGACGAGAAGAGTGGTCAGGAGGCGAGTGGAGACGAGAAGAGTGGTCAGGAGGCGAGTGGAGACGAGAAGAGTGGTCAGGAGGCGAGTGGAGACGAGAAGAGTGGTCAGGAGGCGAGTGGAGACGAGAAGAGTGGTCAGGAGGCGAGTGGAGACGAGGAGAGTGGTCAGGAGGTGAGTGGAGATGAGGACAGTGACCAGGAGGTGAGTGGCCAAGAGGGAGTAGAGTCCGGCTCAGGCTTAGGATCAGGCGAGGAGCACTCTGCATCTGCTGAATCTGGAGAAAGCTCACGGATCCTTGAACCAGAGGTCCCATACATGAATGAAACTGTCACTCCCATCAATGGCACAACTGTCAATAGCACAGATGAAAGCGAGCCTGAGTCGAGCACAGATGCGCCCTCTACTGACATGGAGATCACGCTGCTCCCTGATTTGTACCAGACCCCCGTGCCCTCCCCCACCGTACCCCAGGAGTCCCGGGCCGATGCAGATCTGGAGTACAGTGGGGAGACCTCAGTCACGGAGGACCCTGACTCCATCACTCCACCCACTGAGGAGCCTGAAGAGACCCCCAGCCCGACGCCCACCACAGAGGACTACGATGACCAGACTACGACGGCAGCACCCCTATATCCAGAGGACGTTGATGAGGAGAAACTgattaccacttctactactccAAGATTTGGGAACATTTCAG ATGCCTGCCTAGATAATCCTTGTTCCAACGGGGGAACATGTGTGGACAGTGGGTCTTCAACCAAGTGCCTTTGCTTGCCCACCTATGGAGGAGACATGTGCCAGACAG ACCTGGAGGTGTGTGAGCCGGGTTGGGAAAAGTTCATGGGCTTCTGTTACCAACATTTCACCAAGCGCCAGGGCTGGGAGGTGGCAGAGCAGCACTGTCGTTTGTGTGGCGGTCACCTGATCTCGGTCATGACCCCTGAGGAACAGGACTACATTAATG ATAAGTACAGAGAGTACCAGTGGACGGGACTGAATGACAGGACCATAGAGGGAGACTTCCGCTGGTCTGACGGGAATCCTCTG TTGTATGAGAACTGGTACCGGGGCCAGCCGGACAGTTACTTCCTGTCTGGAGAGGACTGTGTGGTGATGGTATGGCATGACGGGGGGCGCTGGAGCGATGTGCCCTGTAACTACCACCTCTCCTACACCTGCAAGAAGGGCACCT CTTTCTGTGGCCATCCCCCCATCATTGCCAATGCCAAGGTGTTTGGTAAGTCGCATCTGCGCTACGAGACCAACTCCAAAGTGCGCTACTACTGTGAAGAAGGATTCCTCCAGACACAGAACCCCGTCATTAAGTGCCTATCCAACGGCCAATGGGAGGAGGCTTTGATCAACTGTCACCCTG CCCTGACCAACTTGGCAGAGCGAGAGCAGAAGGTCACAATGCCACCCTATCAGAATGagggggtggaggtggtggaCACAGCCACGGAGAAAGCCACTTCAGGGTTCTGGGACATCAAGTGGAACTAA
- the LOC110503942 gene encoding aggrecan core protein isoform X1, producing MRLEMLLSLLLCAICPLALPSSSTPSQASDDSRLLQVTIPTTPVLSAVLGGSLTLPCLVSLSYPPPNTNGRHAVLSLPRVKWSVLSQGHETEILVARGDRVKVSEDYKDRASLLHYVSSPADLTLRLEGLQYNDSGFYRCEVQQGLEDADDVAQVKVKGVVFHYRDASSRYAFTFAQAQDACEEIGAHIATPEQLLAAYHSGYEQCDAGWLSDHSVRYPIQMPREGCFGDMDGHPGVRNYGLLEHDELYDVYCYVENIEGEVFHGSSPRSFTLWEAKAYCLAQGAELATTGQLYAAWNDGLNACSPGWLADGSVRYPIVTPRERCGGGEPGVRTVYRHLNQTGFPEAHTRHDTYCFRGNSNTHTESPHDYLATEPEDIGQDIVTLSEPLEEFSLGQVTEQVVSKEAQGSLSAILVPKEQHASVHIEEQGAVPGEQYPEKRAVPGEQYPEQRAVPGEQYPEQRAVPGELYPEQRAVPGEQYPEHRAVPGEQYPEQGAVPGEQYPEQVAVPREQYPEQVAVPGEHGEEQGFVPGEHGAEQGAVTEEAYTKEDGEEQGAVPGQHGEELGVVPGEQYPDQPGEEQGAVDGQDPTVVYHEELPFPIEPQDPFTPTSFPQDLEPTEDTWQPVKDVSNPETYQPAPEGANVDLNYPVTPYDELNANPTLYPPSRETNYDSGDLTTAHKDNISSPDPYQPLSESNVESGELSIEGVPGTALEAPVPTTGYEEVDRSSDPQPMPGTTPESGESQYGISEDSHLQTGITQETEHYTFTSETAGYNVSGVEATTSHDSSPEEQLESGLPTPPEEDHSGDEHVIQEHVTDTDSVYPSTSYDLSGGSIRPEGAIAAGVEETSVSSTSPHEETELFPDQSTTQPPYWENTPEYRRTNSVDHSASVLLPEEHTTSLDSLVLQTGENSGSATAESGDLATLSPVEMDPYELTSEYAFDPTQEQSGVTSPDSSTLDEHVEQEAGGTVDSLPEVSMGSTDLGSVPTDKVLTVTYDTGSSEASGIHEGMLDVTLLTSPKPITYSPLTQQSVEAEASSPGDFITFIPESSVPSGFNPLEEGLEKVEQEGLGEIPEVVETTTPETAFGEEGSGDEQNGQEVSGEEESGQEVSGDEKSGQEVSGDKESGQEVSGDEESGQEVSGDEKSGQEVSGDEENGQEVSGDEKNGQEVSGDEKSGQEASGDEQSGHEVSGDEESGQEVSGDEKSGQEGSGDEKSGQEASGDEESGQEVSGDEESGQEVSGDEESGQEVSGDEKSGQEVSGDEKSGQEASGDEESGQEVSGDEENGQEVSGDEKSGQEVSGDEKSGQEASGDEESGQEASGDEESGQEASGDEKSGQEASGDEKSGQEASGDEKSGQEASGDEKSGQEASGDEKSGQEASGDEESGQEVSGDEDSDQEVSGQEGVESGSGLGSGEEHSASAESGESSRILEPEVPYMNETVTPINGTTVNSTDESEPESSTDAPSTDMEITLLPDLYQTPVPSPTVPQESRADADLEYSGETSVTEDPDSITPPTEEPEETPSPTPTTEDYDDQTTTAAPLYPEDVDEEKLITTSTTPRFGNISDACLDNPCSNGGTCVDSGSSTKCLCLPTYGGDMCQTDLEVCEPGWEKFMGFCYQHFTKRQGWEVAEQHCRLCGGHLISVMTPEEQDYINDKYREYQWTGLNDRTIEGDFRWSDGNPLLYENWYRGQPDSYFLSGEDCVVMVWHDGGRWSDVPCNYHLSYTCKKGTSFCGHPPIIANAKVFGKSHLRYETNSKVRYYCEEGFLQTQNPVIKCLSNGQWEEALINCHPALTNLAEREQKVTMPPYQNEGVEVVDTATEKATSGFWDIKWN from the exons ATGAG ATTGGAGATGCTCCTGTCTTTGCTGCTGTGTGCCATCTGTCCGCTCGCCCTACCGTCCTCCTCTACCCCCAGCCAAGCCTCAG ATGACTCCAGACTCCTACAGGTGACCATCCCTACGACCCCTGTCTTATCTGCCGTCTTGGGGGGCTCTCTTACCCTACCTTGCCTGGTGTCTCTGTCTTACCCGCCCCCCAACACGAATGGCCGCCACGCCGTACTCTCCCTACCCAGGGTCAAGTGGAGTGTGCTGTCCCAGGGACACGAGACTGAGATCCTGGTGGCCCGAGGGGACAGGGTGAAGGTCAGCGAGGACTACAAGGACCGAGCCTCCCTGCTCCATTACGTCTCCTCCCCAGCCGACCTCACCCTGAGGCTGGAGGGCCTGCAGTACAACGACTCTGGCTTCTACCGCTGTGAGGTGCAGCAGGGCCTGGAGGATGCCGACGATGTGGCTCAGGTCAAGGTCAAAG GGGTGGTGTTCCACTACCGGGATGCTTCCAGTCGCTATGCCTTTACCTTTGCGCAGGCCCAGGACGCCTGTGAAGAGATCGGGGCTCACATCGCCACCCCAGAGCAGCTCTTGGCAGCCTACCACAGTGGCTATGAGCAGTGTGATGCGGGCTGGCTCTCAGACCACTCAGTGAG ATATCCCATCCAGATGCCACGAGAGGGGTGTTTTGGAGACATGGACGGGCATCCTGGAGTGAGGAACTATGGGCTGCTGGAACATGATGAGCTGTACGATGTATACTGTTATGTGGAGAATATAGAGG GGGAAGTGTTCCATGGCTCTTCCCCTCGAAGTTTCACCCTGTGGGAAGCTAAGGCCTATTGTCTGGCTCAGGGAGCGGAGCTGGCTACCACAGGTCAGCTGTATGCAGCCTGGAATGACGGACTGAACGCCTGCAGCCCGGGGTGGTTGGCTGATGGGAGTGTACGCTACCCCATTGTCACTCCCAGGGAGCGTTGTGGCGGAGGGGAGCCTGGGGTCAGGACTGTCTATCGCCATTTGAACCAGACAGGCTTTCCAGAGGCACACACTCGCCACGACACTTACTGCTTCCGAG GCAACAGCAACACTCACACCGAATCTCCCCATGATTACCTGGCTACAGAGCCAGAGGACATCGGCCAGGACATTGTGACGCTGTCTGAGCCTCTGGAGGAATTCAGCCTGGGTCAGGTGACAGAGCAGGTGGTGAGCAAAGAAGCTCAGGGCTCCCTGTCTGCCATCCTTGTTCCAAAGGAGCAGCACGCATCAGTGCATATAGAGGAGCAAGGGGCTGTCCCTGGGGAGCAGTACCCAGAGAAGAGGGCTGTCCCTGGGGAGCAGTACCCAGAGCAGAGGGCTGTCCCTGGAGAGCAGTACCCAGAGCAGAGGGCTGTCCCTGGGGAGCTGTACCCAGAGCAGAGGGCTGTCCCTGGGGAGCAGTACCCAGAGCACAGGGCTGTCCCTGGAGAGCAGTACCCAGAGCAGGGGGCTGTCCCTGGGGAGCAGTACCCAGAGCAGGTGGCTgtccctagggagcagtacccaGAGCAGGTGGCTGTCCCTGGGGAGCACGGAGAAGAACAGGGGTTTGTTCCTGGAGAACACGGAGCGGAGCAGGGGGCTGTTACTGAGGAGGCATACAccaaggaggatggagaggagcaAGGGGCTGTGCCTGGGCAGCACGGAGAGGAACTGGGGGTTGTTCCTGGGGAGCAGTACCCAGACCAGcctggagaggagcagggggccGTCGATGGCCAGGACCCTACTGTAGTCTATCACGAGGAGCTACCCTTTCCGATTGAACCCCAAGACCCATTCACCCCCACATCCTTCCCCCAAGACCTGGAGCCCACAGAGGACACCTGGCAGCCGGTGAAAGATGTCAGCAACCCAGAAACATATCAGCCTGCCCCTGAGGGGGCAAATGTAGACTTAAACTACCCAGTCACACCGTATGATGAGCTGAACGCAAACCCAACACTGTATCCACCTTCTCGCGAGACAAATTATGACTCAGGTGATCTTACAACTGCTCATAAAGACAACATTAGTAGCCCCGATCCCTACCAGCCCTTGTCAGAGTCAAACGTGGAATCAGGAGAGCTCTCAATAGAGGGTGTTCCAGGGACTGCTCTGGAGGCCCCCGTGCCCACCACAGGGTATGAGGAGGTGGACAGGTCCAGTGATCCACAGCCCATGCCTGGCACAACCCCTGAGAGTGGTGAGTCTCAGTATGGTATTTCAGAGGACAGCCATCTGCAAACAGGGATCACCCAGGAGACCGAACACTACACTTTTACCTCTGAGACCGCAGGCTACAATGTATCAGGAGTTGAAGCCACTACTAGTCATGACAGCTCTCCAGAGGAGCAACTGGAAAGTGGGCTGCCCACACCTCCTGAGGAGGACCACTCCGGAGATGAGCATGTCATCCAGGAGCATGTCACAGACACAGACTCGGTCTACCCAAGCACCTCTTACGACCTCTCAGGAGGGTCCATCAGGCCTGAGGGAGCCATCGCTGCAGGTGTTGAGGAGACATCTGTATCTTCCACTTCACCTCACGAGGAAACGGAGCTCTTCCCTGACCAGTCCACCACTCAGCCTCCATACTGGGAGAACACACCTGAATACCGGCGTACCAACTCTGTGGACCACAGTGCCAGTGTCCTTCTCCCTGAGGAGCATACCACATCACTGGACTCATTGGTCCTCCAGACAGGGGAGAACAGTGGCTCTGCTACTGCTGAGTCAGGAGACCTGGCTACCCTAAGCCCAGTGGAGATGGACCCCTATGAACTGACCTCTGAatatg CTTTTGACCCCACTCAGGAGCAGTCTGGTGTCACGTCACCCGACTCCTCTACCCTAGATGAGCATGTGGAGCAGGAGGCAGGAGGCACAGTGGACTCATTACCAGAGGTTTCCATGGGCTCCACTGACCTGGGTTCAGTTCCAACTGACAAAGTCCTCACAGTTACTTATGACACTGGCTCTAGTGAAGCCTCTGGGATCCACGAGGGAATGCTTGACGTTACCCTCTTGACATCCCCCAAACCTATTACCTATTCCCCCCTGACCCAGCAATCCGTGGAAGCAGAGGCTAGCTCCCCAGGTGACTTCATAACCTTCATCCCAGAATCCAGCGTTCCATCTGGGTTTAATCCCCTGGAGGAAGGGCTGGAGAAGGTGGAGCAAGAGGGGTTGGGTGAAATCCCAGAAGTAGTCGAAACTACTACCCCAGAGACAGCTTTTGgtgaggaggggagtggagatgaGCAGAATGGTCAGGAggtgagtggagaagaggagagtggtcAGGAGGTGAGTGGAGACGAGAAGAGTGGTCAGGAGGTGAGTGGAGACAAGGAGAGTGGTCAGGAGGTGAGTGGAGATGAGGAGAGTGGTCAGGAGGTGAGTGGAGACGAGAAGAGTGGTCAGGAGGTGAGTGGAGATGAGGAGAATGGTCAGGAGGTGAGTGGAGATGAGAAGAATGGTCAGGAGGTGAGTGGAGACGAGAAGAGTGGTCAGGAGGCGAGTGGAGACGAGCAGAGTGGTCATGAGGTGAGTGGAGATGAGGAGAGTGGTCAGGAGGTGAGTGGAGACGAGAAGAGTGGtcaggaggggagtggagacgaGAAGAGTGGTCAGGAGGCGAGTGGAGACGAGGAGAGTGGTCAGGAGGTGAGTGGAGACGAGGAGAGTGGTCAGGAGGTGAGTGGAGATGAGGAGAGTGGTCAGGAGGTGAGTGGAGACGAGAAGAGTGGTCAGGAGGTGAGTGGAGACGAGAAGAGTGGTCAGGAGGCGAGTGGAGATGAGGAGAGTGGTCAGGAGGTGAGTGGAGATGAGGAGAATGGTCAGGAGGTGAGTGGAGACGAGAAGAGTGGTCAGGAGGTGAGTGGAGACGAGAAGAGTGGTCAGGAGGCGAGTGGAGATGAGGAGAGTGGTCAGGAGGCGAGTGGAGATGAGGAGAGTGGTCAGGAGGCGAGTGGAGACGAGAAGAGTGGTCAGGAGGCGAGTGGAGACGAGAAGAGTGGTCAGGAGGCGAGTGGAGACGAGAAGAGTGGTCAGGAGGCGAGTGGAGACGAGAAGAGTGGTCAGGAGGCGAGTGGAGACGAGAAGAGTGGTCAGGAGGCGAGTGGAGACGAGGAGAGTGGTCAGGAGGTGAGTGGAGATGAGGACAGTGACCAGGAGGTGAGTGGCCAAGAGGGAGTAGAGTCCGGCTCAGGCTTAGGATCAGGCGAGGAGCACTCTGCATCTGCTGAATCTGGAGAAAGCTCACGGATCCTTGAACCAGAGGTCCCATACATGAATGAAACTGTCACTCCCATCAATGGCACAACTGTCAATAGCACAGATGAAAGCGAGCCTGAGTCGAGCACAGATGCGCCCTCTACTGACATGGAGATCACGCTGCTCCCTGATTTGTACCAGACCCCCGTGCCCTCCCCCACCGTACCCCAGGAGTCCCGGGCCGATGCAGATCTGGAGTACAGTGGGGAGACCTCAGTCACGGAGGACCCTGACTCCATCACTCCACCCACTGAGGAGCCTGAAGAGACCCCCAGCCCGACGCCCACCACAGAGGACTACGATGACCAGACTACGACGGCAGCACCCCTATATCCAGAGGACGTTGATGAGGAGAAACTgattaccacttctactactccAAGATTTGGGAACATTTCAG ATGCCTGCCTAGATAATCCTTGTTCCAACGGGGGAACATGTGTGGACAGTGGGTCTTCAACCAAGTGCCTTTGCTTGCCCACCTATGGAGGAGACATGTGCCAGACAG ACCTGGAGGTGTGTGAGCCGGGTTGGGAAAAGTTCATGGGCTTCTGTTACCAACATTTCACCAAGCGCCAGGGCTGGGAGGTGGCAGAGCAGCACTGTCGTTTGTGTGGCGGTCACCTGATCTCGGTCATGACCCCTGAGGAACAGGACTACATTAATG ATAAGTACAGAGAGTACCAGTGGACGGGACTGAATGACAGGACCATAGAGGGAGACTTCCGCTGGTCTGACGGGAATCCTCTG TTGTATGAGAACTGGTACCGGGGCCAGCCGGACAGTTACTTCCTGTCTGGAGAGGACTGTGTGGTGATGGTATGGCATGACGGGGGGCGCTGGAGCGATGTGCCCTGTAACTACCACCTCTCCTACACCTGCAAGAAGGGCACCT CTTTCTGTGGCCATCCCCCCATCATTGCCAATGCCAAGGTGTTTGGTAAGTCGCATCTGCGCTACGAGACCAACTCCAAAGTGCGCTACTACTGTGAAGAAGGATTCCTCCAGACACAGAACCCCGTCATTAAGTGCCTATCCAACGGCCAATGGGAGGAGGCTTTGATCAACTGTCACCCTG CCCTGACCAACTTGGCAGAGCGAGAGCAGAAGGTCACAATGCCACCCTATCAGAATGagggggtggaggtggtggaCACAGCCACGGAGAAAGCCACTTCAGGGTTCTGGGACATCAAGTGGAACTAA